One Tripterygium wilfordii isolate XIE 37 chromosome 10, ASM1340144v1, whole genome shotgun sequence DNA segment encodes these proteins:
- the LOC120008047 gene encoding (R)-mandelonitrile lyase-like — protein MAVAPILFRLLYIAFLVLFSAVVSHAASHSPHPLQGEPSYLKFVFNATDFPSEDYYDYIVVGGGTAGCPLAATLSQSYRVLLLERGGVSYGAANLMTQEGFLATLTEVDTFDSPAQGFTSEDGVPNARGRILGGGSAINAGFYSRADPDFYEKSGVNWDLRVVNQSYEWVERAIVFRPELKNWQSAVRDGLLEAGVDPYNEFSLDHLMGTKIGGSTFDSSGRRHSSADLLNYAKPINIRVAVYASVERVLLASTMPHSRPRQSAIGVVYRDRLGKYHHAMVREHGEVMLSAGSLGSPQLLLLSGIGPRPYLSSWGIPVAYHHPYVGRYLYDNPRNGISIVTPIPLEHSLIQVVGITDVGAYLEAASNVIPFGSLSRSVFIRSPSLPLYLTVATLMEKIIGPLSAGSLRLASTDVRVNPIVRFNYFTNPIDVDRCVNGTRKIGDVLRSRSMDDFKFHEWFGARNFRFVGPALPVDQSNYAQMAEFCRQTVSTIWHYHGGCVVRRVVDREYHVIGIDALRVVDGSTLGISPGTNPQATLMMMGRYMGLKIIRERMRYR, from the exons ATGGCCGTCGCACCCATTCTCTTTCGTCTACTGTACATTGCATTCTTGGTGCTCTTTTCTGCTGTTGTTTCGCATGCAGCTTCGCACTCTCCTCATCCACTACAAG GGGAACCAAGCTATCTCAAGTTCGTCTTCAACGCAACGGATTTTCCATCGGAGGACTACTACGACTACATTGTCGTCGGAGGTGGCACTGCCGGTTGTCCATTGGCGGCGACTTTGTCACAATCCTATCGAGTTTTGCTTCTTGAACGAGGCGGAGTTTCTTATGGCGCCGCCAATTTGATGACCCAAGAAGGATTCTTGGCGACACTTACCGAGGTGGACACATTTGATTCTCCTGCACAGGGTTTCACTTCCGAGGATGGGGTCCCCAACGCTCGAGGACGAATTCTTGGTGGCGGTAGCGCAATCAATGCTGGGTTCTACAGCCGAGCTGACCCTGATTTTTACGAGAAATCTGGTGTCAATTGGGATTTAAGGGTTGTGAACCAGTCATACGAATGGGTTGAGAGAGCTATTGTGTTTAGGCCTGAGCTCAAGAATTGGCAATCGGCAGTTCGAGATGGGTTGCTGGAGGCAGGGGTTGATCCTTACAATGAATTTAGTTTGGATCATTTGATGGGTACAAAGATTGGTGGTTCAACATTTGATAGTTCAGGGAGGAGACACAGTTCTGCTGATCTTCTTAACTATGCGAAACCAATTAACATTCGAGTTGCTGTATATGCGAGTGTGGAAAGAGTACTATTGGCATCTACTATGCCTCATTCTAGGCCTAGGCAATCTGCTATTGGTGTGGTTTATCGGGATCGATTGGGGAAGTATCACCACGCAATGGTACGTGAACATGGTGAGGTAATGCTTTCAGCTGGTTCCCTTGGAAGTCCACAGTTACTGCTGTTGAGTGGCATTGGTCCACGACCTTACTTATCCTCTTGGGGGATTCCGGTTGCGTATCATCATCCCTATGTGGGGCGGTACCTCTATGATAATCCGAGGAATGGTATCTCAATTGTGACGCCAATCCCATTGGAGCATTCACTGATACAGGTAGTTGGCATAACTGATGTGGGTGCTTATTTGGAAGCAGCTTCCAATGTTATTCCTTTTGGATCCCTTTCGCGGTCTGTGTTCATTCGATCACCTTCTTTGCCTTTGTACCTTACAGTGGCCACTCTCATGGAGAAAATAATTGGACCACTTTCAGCTGGCTCATTGAGGCTGGCCTCAACAGATGTCAGAGTTAACCCAATTGTTAGATTCAATTACTTTACCAACCCAATAGATGTGGACAGGTGTGTAAATGGCACACGAAAGATTGGGGATGTGCTCAGGAGCAGGTCTATGGATGACTTTAAGTTTCATGAATGGTTTGGTGCTCGAAATTTCAGGTTTGTAGGGCCTGCCCTGCCTGTTGATCAATCCAACTATGCTCAGATGGCTGAGTTTTGTCGCCAAACAGTTAGCACTATATGGCACTACCACGGTGGCTGCGTGGTTAGGAGAGTGGTTGATCGTGAGTACCATGTCATTGGCATTGATGCTCTCAGAGTTGTCGATGGGTCGACTCTTGGTATATCTCCAGGGACTAATCCTCAGGCTACTCTGATGATGATGGGCAG GTATATGGGGCTGAAGATAATAAGGGAGCGGATGAGATACAGATGA